Proteins encoded together in one Marinobacter sp. Arc7-DN-1 window:
- a CDS encoding ABC transporter ATP-binding protein has protein sequence MSEQYVLETRNLVKEFKGFVAVDDVNLKIQKGHIHALIGPNGAGKTTVFNLLTKFLIPTRGQILFKGQDITAMKSAAIARKGIVRSFQISAVFPHMTALENIRVALQTAENNSYSFWKSGASLNKLNQRCMELLDSVGLVEFANTTTVELAYGRKRALELATTLAMEPELLLLDEPTQGMGGEDVDSVVELVRKAARGRTVLMVEHNLGVVSKLCDRITVLAQGAVLTEGEYSEVSADPRVREVYMGTANDKASAERETSE, from the coding sequence ATGAGTGAACAGTACGTGCTGGAGACCCGTAACCTTGTCAAGGAATTCAAGGGCTTTGTTGCGGTCGACGACGTGAATCTGAAGATTCAGAAAGGCCATATTCACGCCCTGATTGGCCCCAACGGCGCCGGCAAGACCACGGTCTTCAATCTGCTCACCAAGTTCCTGATTCCGACCCGGGGTCAGATCCTGTTCAAGGGGCAGGACATCACAGCCATGAAATCGGCTGCCATTGCCCGTAAGGGGATCGTCCGCTCATTCCAGATTTCCGCGGTGTTTCCTCACATGACGGCACTGGAGAATATCCGGGTTGCCCTGCAAACCGCGGAAAACAACTCCTACAGCTTCTGGAAGTCCGGCGCTTCACTGAACAAACTGAACCAGCGCTGCATGGAATTGCTCGATTCCGTCGGGCTTGTGGAGTTCGCCAACACCACAACGGTGGAACTGGCCTATGGCCGCAAGCGGGCGCTGGAGCTGGCCACCACCTTGGCCATGGAGCCCGAATTGCTGCTTCTTGACGAGCCTACCCAGGGCATGGGCGGCGAAGACGTAGACAGTGTGGTTGAACTGGTTCGCAAGGCAGCCAGGGGCCGCACGGTGCTGATGGTGGAACACAATCTCGGGGTGGTCAGCAAACTGTGCGACCGCATCACGGTGCTGGCCCAGGGGGCCGTCCTTACCGAGGGAGAGTACAGCGAAGTGTCTGCCGATCCCCGAGTGCGTGAAGTCTACATGGGCACCGCGAACGATAAAGCCTCGGCGGAGCGGGAGACATCAGAATGA
- a CDS encoding ABC transporter ATP-binding protein, with the protein MSNRADKEYEQLRVSGLHAFYGESHILHGIDLVVHRGELVTLLGRNGAGRSTTLKAIMNMVGRRTGSIMINGEETMSCAPHHIARLGVGYCPEHRGIFSALNVQENLTLPPVVRSGGMGLEEIYSMFPNLYERRFSQGTKLSGGEQQMLAMARILRTGANMLLLDEITEGLAPVIVEKLGEVLIKLKNKGLTIVLVEQNFHFAAPLADRHYVVEHGQIVEEVSAGELEAKQSLLNDYLGV; encoded by the coding sequence ATGAGCAACCGTGCCGACAAAGAATACGAACAGCTGCGGGTTTCCGGTCTGCACGCTTTTTACGGTGAGTCGCATATCCTGCACGGCATCGATCTTGTGGTTCACCGCGGCGAGCTGGTCACCCTGCTCGGGCGCAACGGCGCCGGCCGCAGCACAACGCTCAAGGCCATCATGAACATGGTTGGCCGCCGCACCGGCTCCATCATGATCAACGGCGAAGAGACCATGTCTTGTGCGCCGCACCATATTGCAAGGTTGGGTGTCGGGTATTGCCCCGAACACCGGGGCATTTTTTCCGCACTCAACGTCCAGGAGAACCTGACCCTGCCGCCGGTAGTGCGCAGCGGCGGCATGGGCCTGGAAGAAATTTACAGCATGTTTCCCAACCTCTATGAGCGCCGCTTCAGCCAGGGCACGAAACTGTCTGGCGGTGAACAGCAAATGCTGGCCATGGCCCGCATCCTTCGGACCGGCGCCAATATGCTGCTGCTCGACGAAATCACCGAGGGGCTGGCACCGGTCATTGTTGAAAAGCTTGGCGAAGTGCTGATCAAGCTCAAGAACAAAGGCCTGACCATTGTGCTGGTGGAGCAGAATTTCCATTTCGCCGCGCCGCTGGCTGATCGCCACTACGTTGTGGAGCATGGCCAGATCGTGGAAGAGGTAAGCGCCGGCGAGCTTGAAGCCAAGCAGTCGCTGCTGAACGACTATTTGGGTGTGTAA
- a CDS encoding ABC transporter substrate-binding protein yields the protein MTMMKKLLTSAVATAMMVGGAQAAISDNTVKIGYLADMSGTYRDLAGPNGMKALEMAVADFGGKVSGATIEVVSADDRNSADVASSTVRRWVENDKVDLVAGLVASSVSIAVSDILEENDKLGIISGSAASSITNEHCTPNHIHYVYDTYPLANGTASAVVKEGGKTWYILTADYAFGHALEADVTRVVEANGGEVIGTLRHPFPTPDFSSFILQAQASGADVVALANAGADTTNAINTASEFGVTQSGQTLAALLLFLTDVHALGVDAAQGIQLTTGWYWDMNDETRAWSDRFEKETGVRPTMVHAGIYSSTMQYLKAVEATGSDDAQTVRQKMMDTPINDMFAKNGKIRVDGRMVHDMYLAEVKTPAESKGEWDLYKILRTIPADEAYRPLSESKCPLVTSK from the coding sequence ATGACAATGATGAAAAAGCTTCTGACATCAGCCGTTGCAACCGCCATGATGGTGGGTGGCGCCCAGGCGGCCATTTCTGACAACACCGTTAAAATCGGCTACCTGGCGGACATGTCCGGTACCTACCGGGATCTCGCTGGCCCCAACGGCATGAAGGCCCTGGAAATGGCCGTCGCCGATTTCGGCGGAAAAGTGAGCGGCGCCACTATCGAAGTTGTGAGCGCAGATGACCGCAACAGCGCGGATGTGGCCTCCAGCACAGTCCGCCGCTGGGTCGAAAATGACAAAGTCGATCTGGTCGCCGGCCTTGTGGCTTCCTCAGTCTCCATCGCGGTAAGCGATATCCTTGAAGAGAATGACAAGCTGGGTATCATTTCCGGCTCTGCGGCCTCCAGCATCACCAACGAGCATTGCACGCCAAACCATATCCACTATGTGTACGACACTTATCCGCTGGCTAATGGCACTGCCAGTGCAGTGGTAAAAGAAGGCGGTAAAACCTGGTACATCCTGACCGCGGATTACGCGTTTGGTCATGCCCTTGAAGCGGACGTAACCCGCGTTGTTGAGGCCAACGGTGGCGAAGTCATCGGTACCCTGCGGCATCCGTTCCCTACGCCTGATTTCTCCTCTTTCATCCTTCAGGCACAGGCTTCGGGTGCGGATGTCGTGGCGCTGGCCAATGCGGGTGCGGATACCACCAATGCCATCAACACCGCCAGTGAGTTTGGTGTAACCCAGTCAGGACAGACCCTTGCCGCTCTGCTGCTGTTCCTGACAGATGTGCACGCACTGGGCGTGGATGCAGCCCAGGGCATTCAGCTGACCACGGGCTGGTACTGGGATATGAACGATGAGACCCGCGCCTGGTCCGATCGTTTCGAGAAAGAAACCGGAGTACGTCCGACCATGGTTCACGCCGGTATCTACTCCAGCACCATGCAGTACCTGAAAGCCGTTGAAGCCACCGGTTCCGACGATGCCCAGACTGTACGCCAGAAAATGATGGATACACCGATCAACGACATGTTTGCCAAGAACGGCAAGATTCGTGTCGATGGCCGTATGGTGCACGACATGTACCTGGCAGAAGTCAAAACACCGGCTGAGTCCAAAGGGGAGTGGGATCTGTACAAGATTCTCCGCACTATCCCGGCTGACGAAGCCTATCGCCCGCTCTCCGAGAGCAAGTGCCCGCTGGTAACCAGCAAATAA
- a CDS encoding branched-chain amino acid ABC transporter permease has protein sequence MSMIFGVPLAVLAGQLLIGVINGAFYALLSLGLAVIFGLLKIINFAHGAMYMLGAMSTVILFDALGVNYWVALFVAPLLVGAVGVLIEYFLLRRIAGQDHIYSLLLTFGVALLLQGVLTNIYGVSGLRYSMPDIFQGGMKLGFMFLPYYRLWVIVIALLVCFGTWFMIEKTKLGAYLRAGTEDSQLMQGFGINVPLLISLTYGFGVMLAAFAGVLAAPIYSVTPVMGSHILITVFAVVVIGGMGSIGGAIITGILMGVIEGLTKTFYPPASSAVIFLVMVIVLMFRPSGLFGKEA, from the coding sequence ATGTCCATGATTTTCGGTGTCCCCCTTGCCGTGCTGGCTGGTCAGCTTCTGATCGGGGTCATTAATGGCGCGTTTTATGCGCTCTTGAGCCTCGGCTTGGCAGTTATCTTTGGCCTGCTCAAGATAATTAACTTTGCCCATGGGGCAATGTACATGCTGGGCGCCATGTCCACCGTCATCCTCTTTGACGCTCTCGGCGTCAATTACTGGGTTGCGCTTTTCGTCGCGCCACTTCTGGTCGGAGCGGTCGGCGTACTGATCGAATATTTCCTGCTCCGGAGGATCGCCGGCCAGGACCATATCTACAGCCTTTTGCTCACCTTTGGCGTGGCTTTGCTGTTACAGGGTGTGCTTACGAACATCTACGGGGTATCCGGGCTCCGGTATTCCATGCCTGATATATTCCAGGGCGGAATGAAACTCGGATTCATGTTCCTTCCTTATTACCGGCTCTGGGTTATCGTGATCGCGTTGCTGGTCTGCTTTGGCACCTGGTTCATGATCGAAAAAACCAAGCTTGGTGCCTATCTGCGTGCCGGAACGGAAGACTCTCAATTGATGCAGGGGTTCGGCATCAACGTGCCCTTACTGATCAGCCTTACCTACGGCTTTGGCGTTATGCTCGCGGCGTTTGCGGGTGTCCTGGCTGCGCCAATCTATTCCGTTACGCCGGTGATGGGGTCTCACATCCTGATAACCGTCTTTGCCGTGGTGGTTATCGGTGGCATGGGCTCCATCGGTGGCGCGATTATCACCGGTATTCTCATGGGGGTGATTGAAGGCCTTACCAAAACCTTTTATCCGCCTGCTTCATCCGCGGTGATCTTCCTGGTCATGGTGATCGTTCTGATGTTCCGCCCCAGTGGCTTGTTTGGTAAGGAGGCGTAA